The Syngnathus typhle isolate RoL2023-S1 ecotype Sweden linkage group LG16, RoL_Styp_1.0, whole genome shotgun sequence genome includes a region encoding these proteins:
- the cga gene encoding glycoprotein hormones alpha chain, translated as MIDRVVRFPLLQEVMENRHTGIKLLSRDGSLSESHPEQRHFTGKTSTTRKETTATIMGSVKSVGPLIFLLATLLYITNSYPDLDFSHIGCEECTLKKSKLFSRDQPIFQCQGCCFSRAYPTPLRVKKFMMNAKNITSEAACCTASSSHPVKVRNFAVRNHTGCYCGTCIYHKI; from the exons ATGATAGATAGGGTTGTCAGGTTTCCCTTACTCCAGGAAGTGATGGAAAACAGGCACACAGGTATAAAGCTGCTTTCGAGGGACGGCTCTTTATCGGAAAGTCATCCTGAGCAGAGACACTTCACAGGGAAAACGTCAACAACAAGAAAG GAAACCACTGCAACCATAATGGGATCGGTGAAATCAGTTGGACCACTTATTTTCTTATTGGCGACTCTTCTCTATATTACAAATTCTTATCCCGACTTGGACTTTTCACACA TAGGATGTGAGGAGTGCACGCTGAAAAAGAGCAAACTTTTCTCACGGGACCAGCCAATCTTTCAGTGTCAGGGTTGCTGCTTCTCGAGGGCTTACCCGACACCTCTCCGGGTCAAGAAATTTATGATGAACGCGAAGAATATCACTTCAGAGGCAGCGTGTTGCACAGCGAGCAGCAGCCATCCG GTAAAAGTGAGAAACTTTGCAGTGAGAAACCACACAGGCTGCTATTGCGGCACCTGCATATATCACAAGATCTGA
- the znf292a gene encoding zinc finger protein 292a, whose protein sequence is MAEGETEREYDTRKANDDLRGRFHGLTAALRESTKSPLEASLIFCQEFCQALVDYAGRWKTDEDPLPLLEVYTVAILSFANATSCLSSECENVPLLLEKLTLSCAELVLLLPQHIPGALWEEFKSSMKLAHSLLQESGSAQLRPLFALAQQDGIWSNTTLSSILSNTTPQTEQVHEYLELEGPTLLSMRIKHLIKVESVDKAAALAKMCSEYPGYEGKGNFKQTYLLCICMSKSQEQLMEEISSIDCKDALEMICNLESEGDEKGAQCLCSAFLKRQLLQGDVYCAWELTLFWSKLLMRLESSADSFLSHSKEMALLCRSVCHILFLIKVIQNEVGEVGLPVCVEMCIQALKMTSSDHTDSKSTICKTISCILPTDLEVKRACQLTEFLLQPTVDSYYAVESLYNEPDQKPEEDGSLPVPNSLRCELLLALKTQWPFDPEFWDWKTLKCNCLALMGEEAAIVSSIDTLNDTDEQEVESTQAKLPEYRDLEDFLLTTTNELNEITDEKEKNREAKKLREQGFVSARFRNWRAYMQYCVLCDKEFLGHRIVRHAQKHFKDGVYLCPICADSFESKEVLEPHVASHVKQSCKERLAAMKTVRKGIKLPQSPKSPSKTFKCVPTTMNSPVSSDSQTSIQPVKVDQMTPVTQISQDCFCPVKNCSKAFKFFRNLMAHVRSHKDDEEATRFLEIQKQKVVCQYCRRQFVNVQHLNDHLQMHCGSKPYICIQLGCKANFNSNSELLMHRKTHSEFKAQCMFPNCGQIFSEAYLLYDHEAQHYLTYTCPTDDCGKIFYSQGQFLSHQQIHNTNNAVNNVVVVNESTPVFSKVEPPQENIPCQPDMQSAAAVCLDTNNSDAFMKEASKANASPCSSPEVSKDLIPVRVKHSIENMLNSVAHVELKDPDKCYTPLTNPSSAPADLKGALEAQQAHQAMAEQAEMISPPVPSATNVQASQQAAEPNNIQADDFHKAIPEMISLNQIKTEIPSSLQGYPSGNSAVSSNEEGLHSCPQNECTRAYSTNKSLSRHVKKQHPEIFENWKLAKKYNKVARITAKKAPAGVAVRRQFPNGDNQPPNQPPNPPGPLCNKPGMEQIDYTAGCSTSPAQCYPTSMDPVPITPMVNPTLYPSWGSSNNTEEISQPDMPHSWSSPQLNSCYPDAFNVNESPSRNYMHWQPDSYPTTASLPAEREHLMAALHGAPGSNVPSDSSLMSQYLSSSLMLDNGGQMHNGVNQYGLMPSDGRGAPMDGKKTSVAGQSDNGDSMSTIHSLPEGSYHTPFAQSDNSMTQSSPVDISMKCLSPEAQETSKAAVKLIKTENMAASGYEHVDNAVDGMLSPHSTAQTDFNLEADCTNTECEATDEKEDTDGQKGKRSKISKRTKWPAIIKDGKVICRRCFREFTSTKSLGGHLSKRSQCRPLDEIDLTADLPTSFLDFLNDPHVPETNGAIFNLSNGDFQQEPSSLTPLNSSKALKKEPQNTNITDFSNISAATAPGSQQDKAAGPAYTAPAPPHQEDHLMEISNAFQRLDLIEAAQEKMRGSLSLEPSLAHCDTTSELKKSKLAPSKKDDKVLAKVAKPFKCVREDCEYSFMTKEALFRHLNKMHDYSNGMIEELKRCPAKLSPYTCQICSKTFTRTTGLRIHYEKVHRLSKAEALKYKISARTRPQLVQSNSLPSSEADADTSGVSKSTTSFPYIKQEPLDIEIQPQADNANNPEAPQIVSLGNLANDGFPQAASTVTCLPPAESSLDDRPLVEGMQADPERSQAQLTVAATCPDVQRNFGLNEKCGLMKPKELHPISKIREPKFNLPPGSSSSSPEKPSSSKNTPIQDEIHKKLQKRTGLKMCDADNAFNPYRPYRCVHEGCTAAFTIQHNLILHYRAMHQASLPPSKEECSPEKSSVPNGQESYEMITGKGHEVRCQVKNCSRVFMGVTRLVQHYLLLHKFTRDKATSMMACMAIGTFTCDRPECELPFSSVDKYIEHIKSFHKEIAVSESGSVDTTFKCEYEGCERFYSTKSNLLRHLIKKHDYVYEPRSTDGRRNRSIGLFTTINNGKENVENKFKMKKKNVKKKDGKTIEHWTNFGKPTLKTHDEATAMCTKKWPLQYPCMLIGCDTIEEAEKSIFKHYVTHGLTERYIEDQRSQFIFCKKYRFKDADKSEGTSCTSSDETESEENDKSIDQNADEIVERMSRDDGKLSNDESGDSQASTGTDGGMKRGRPRKPVNPTPACPQRIQTLRNRMTVSSSRENSNPGTPVAQDPEDDVNAMAGSFKPLGLEDSFLKFLETSESTHTCKRKLNDRPSGELSSKRRQTHKQRTALRTKTSDHFRWCEKLVDFRNPHNLKSVSNVKIVMDKTFSNGADLLLKQLQDMKPLVMIKKWLYSGS, encoded by the exons ATGGCGGAGGGGGAGACGGAGAGGGAATATGACACACGGAAAGCGAACGACGATCTCCGCGGCCGCTTCCACGGCTTGACCGCGGCCCTGAGGGAGAGCACAAAGTCGCCGCTGGAAGCCTCGCTGATTTTCTGCCAGGAGTTTTGCCAG GCCCTGGTGGATTATGCCGGCCGTTGGAAAACCGACGAGGATCCACTGCCTTTGCTGGAGGTTTACACAGTGGCCATCCTCAGCTTCGCCAACGCCACCTCCTGTCTCTCTTCCGAATGTGAAAATGTGCCACTCCTACTTGAAAAGTTAACATT GAGCTGTGCGGAGCTGGTGCTCTTACTGCCCCAGCACATCCCAGGTGCCTTATGGGAGGAGTTTAAGTCCTCCATGAAG TTGGCACACAGCCTTTTGCAAGAAAGTGGGAGTGCACAGCTTCGGCCACTTTTCGCTCTGGCACAGCAAGATGGCATCTGGTCCAACACCACACTCAGCAGCATCTTGTCCAACACCACCCCTCAAACGGAGCAAG TTCACGAGTATCTCGAGTTGGAGGGCCCCACACTTCTCAGCATGCGCATAAAGCACCTTATCAAAGTGGAGAGTGTTGATAAAGCCGCTGCCCTCGCAAAGATGTGCTCGGAATACCCAGGATATGAAGGAAAAGGGAACTTTAAACAAACCTACTTGCTCTgtatttgcatgagcaaaagtCAGGAGCAGCTGATGGAAGAG ATATCATCAATAGACTGCAAAGATGCTCTGGAAATGATCTGTAACTTGGAGTCTGAAGGAGACGAGAAAGGAGCGCAGTGCTTATGTTCTGCCTTTCTCAAGCGACAACTTCTTCAAGGAGACGTTTATTGTGCCTG ggaacTGACGCTGTTCTGGAGTAAGCTACTCATGCGTTTGGAGTCTTCGGCCGACTCCTTCCTTAGCCACAGTAAAGAGATGGCTCTTCTCTGCAGGAGTGTCTGTCACATTTTATTCCTTATCAAAGTCATCCAGAACGAG GTTGGAGAAGTGGGGCTTCCAGTTTGTGTGGAAATGTGCATTCAGGCTCTAAAAATGACCTCAAGTGACCATACGGATAGCAAATCCACAATCTGCAAGACTATTTCCTGCATCTTGCCAACTGATCTCGAAGTGAAGCGTGCATGTCAGCTGACTGAATTCCTCCTCCAACCTACTGTTGACTCCTACTACGCTGTAGAGTCACTGTACAACGAACCGGATCAAAAGCCCGAGGAGGACGGGAGTCTGCCGGTGCCCAATTCCTTACGCTGTGAATTACTGCTGGCCTTGAAGACACAGTGGCCTTTTGATCCAGAGTTCTGGGACTGGAAAACATTGAAATGCAATTGCTTGGCACTGATGGGCGAGGAAGCGGCTATCGTGTCATCCATTGACACGCTCAATGACACGGACGAACAAGAGGTGGAAAGTACACAAGCAAAACTCCCGGAGTATAGAGACCTGGAGGACTTCCTGTTAACCACTACAAACGAACTCAACGAAATCACagacgaaaaagaaaaaaaccgaGAAGCCAAGAAACTCCGCGAGCAAGGATTCGTATCGGCCCGCTTTCGAAATTGGCGAGCCTACATGCAGTATTGTGTTCTGTGTGACAAGGAGTTCTTGGGTCACAGAATAGTTCGGCACGCTCAGAAGCATTTTAAAGACGGGGTGTATCTATGTCCTATTTGTGCAGACAGCTTTGAAAGTAAAGAAGTTTTAGAGCCGCATGTAGCGTCACACGTCAAGCAGTCGTGTAAAGAGCGGCTTGCTGCCATGAAAACGGTTAGAAAGGGGATAAAACTACCGCAGTCTCCTAAAAGCCCATCCAAAACGTTCAAATGCGTTCCTACAACGATGAACAGTCCCGTCAGTAGCGACTCACAAACCAGTATCCAACCAGTGAAGGTAGACCAAATGACGCCCGTCACGCAAATAAGTCAAGATTGCTTCTGTCCTGTTAAAAATTGTTCCAAAGCCTTCAAGTTTTTCCGCAACCTCATGGCTCACGTTAGGTCGCACAAAGACGACGAAGAGGCCACGAGGTTTTTGGAAATACAGAAGCAGAAAGTGGTGTGCCAGTATTGCAGGCGGCAGTTTGTTAATGTTCAACATCTTAATGATCATTTGCAGATGCATTGTGGTAGCAAACCGTACATATGCATACAATTGGGTTGCAAGGCCAACTTTAATTCCAATTCAGAACTTCTCATGCATAGGAAAACACACTCCGAGTTTAAGGCCCAGTGTATGTTTCCAAACTGTGGGCAGATTTTCAGCGAGGCCTACCTTTTGTACGATCACGAAGCTCAGCATTATCTCACCTACACCTGCCCGACAGATGACTGCGGCAAAATATTCTACTCGCAGGGTCAGTTCTTATCTCACCAACAGATTCACAACACCAACAATGCGGTCAACAACGTGGTAGTCGTAAACGAGAGCACTCCTGTCTTTTCCAAAGTCGAACCGCCACAGGAGAATATTCCATGTCAGCCAGACATGcaatctgctgctgctgtttgccTTGACACCAATAATTCCGACGCATTTATGAAAGAAGCATCAAAGGCAAACGCGTCCCCATGCAGCTCCCCAGAAGTTTCTAAAGACCTCATTCCTGTTCGAGTGAAACATTCGATTGAAAACATGTTGAATTCTGTGGCACACGTTGAACTGAAAGACCCAGACAAATGCTACACTCCACTAACAAACCCCAGCTCAGCGCCAGCTGACTTGAAAGGAGCACTGGAGGCTCAGCAGGCACACCAGGCAATGGCAGAGCAAGCGGAAATGATCTCACCCCCTGTCCCGAGTGCTACTAACGTCCAGGCGAGTCAACAAGCAGCCGAGCCAAATAACATCCAAGCCGATGACTTTCACAAAGCGATACCAGAAATGATTTCTCTGAACCAAATTAAGACAGAAATCCCTTCCTCACTGCAGGGATATCCCTCAGGAAATTCCGCTGTATCCAGCAACGAGGAAGGTCTACATAGCTGCCCGCAAAACGAGTGCACAAGGGCTTACAGTACAAACAAAAGTTTGTCGAGACACGTGAAGAAGCAACATCCTGAAATATTTGAGAACTGGAAGTTGGCCAAGAAGTACAACAAAGTGGCCAGGATCACAGCAAAAAAGGCACCAGCTGGAGTCGCTGTGCGCAGGCAGTTTCCCAACGGTGACAACCAGCCGCCAAATCAACCACCAAATCCGCCCGGACCTCTATGCAACAAACCCGGGATGGAGCAAATCGATTACACGGCGGGATGTTCAACCTCACCTGCTCAGTGTTATCCCACCTCAATGGACCCTGTGCCCATCACTCCAATGGTGAATCCTACACTGTACCCATCCTGGGGGAGCTCCAACAACACCGAGGAAATCAGTCAGCCCGACATGCCCCACTCGTGGTCTTCACCTCAACTCAACAGCTGTTACCCAGATGCCTTCAATGTGAATGAGTCCCCCTCCCGCAACTATATGCATTGGCAGCCTGATTCTTACCCAACCACGGCTTCACTCCCAGCTGAGCGAGAGCACTTGATGGCAGCTTTACACGGAGCCCCTGGGTCCAACGTTCCTTCAGATTCAAGTTTGATGTCTCAATACTTATCCAGTTCATTAATGCTCGACAACGGAGGGCAGATGCACAACGGCGTCAATCAGTATGGGCTAATGCCTTCCGATGGAAGGGGGGCTCCAATGGATGGAAAGAAAACCAGCGTGGCAGGACAGTCGGATAATGGAGACAGCATGTCGACAATTCATAGTCTACCCGAAGGAAGTTACCACACTCCGTTTGCTCAGAGCGATAACTCAATGACTCAGAGTTCACCAGTCGATATTTCTATGAAATGTCTGAGCCCAGAAGCCCAAGAGACGTCAAAAGCTGCAGTGAAATTAATTAAAACAGAAAACATGGCAGCTTCTGGATATGAACATGTTGATAATGCTGTGGACGGCATGCTTAGCCCACACAGTACCGCCCAGACTGACTTTAATTTAGAAGCAGACTGTACTAATACGGAATGTGAAGCTACTGATGAGAAAGAGGATACTGATGGCCAAAAGGGAAAACGCAGTAAGATAAGCAAGCGGACCAAGTGGCCAGCTATTATTAAGGACGGCAAGGTCATTTGTCGGAGGTGCTTCAGAGAGTTCACAAGCACAAAGTCCCTCGGTGGTCATCTGTCCAAACGCTCGCAGTGTCGGCCGTTAGATGAAATTGACCTGACTGCCGATCTGCCCACATCCTTTCTAGATTTTCTCAATGACCCGCATGTCCCGGAAACTAACGGAGCCATTTTTAACTTGTCAAATGGTGATTTCCAGCAGGAACCAAGTAGTTTGACCCCTTTGAACTCTTCCAAGGCACTGAAAAAAGAACCTCAAAATACAAATATAACCGACTTTTCAAACATCTCTGCTGCTACTGCCCCTGGAAGTCAACAAGACAAAGCAGCCGGGCCGGCTTACACTGcccctgctccacctcatcagGAGGATCACTTGATGGAAATCTCCAATGCCTTTCAAAGGTTGGATTTAATTGAAGCTGCCCAAGAGAAGATGCGGGGTAGTCTGTCCCTAGAGCCAAGTCTCGCCCATTGTGATACAACCTCTGAACTGAAAAAAAGCAAACTCGCACCAAGCAAGAAAGATGACAAGGTTTTAGCAAAAGTAGCCAAACCTTTTAAATGTGTCAGAGAAGACTGCGAATACTCGTTCATGACGAAGGAGGCGTTATTCagacatttaaataaaatgcacgattaCTCTAACGGTATGATTGAAGAACTGAAACGATGCCCCGCCAAACTGTCTCCGTACACTTGCCAGATTTGCTCCAAAACTTTTACAAGAACAACAGGCTTGAGAATTCACTATGAGAAGGTCCATCGATTGTCAAAGGCAGAAGCGCTAAAGTATAAGATAAGTGCTCGAACTAGACCGCAATTAGTCCAATCGAACTCTTTGCCTTCGAGTGAGGCTGACGCTGACACCAGTGGTGTCTCAAAATCCACAACTAGCTTTCCGTATATCAAACAAGAGCCCCTCGACATTGAAATTCAACCTCAAGCTGACAATGCAAACAATCCAGAAGCTCCTCAGATTGTTTCTCTAGGAAATCTTGCAAATGATGGCTTCCCACAAGCAGCATCAACTGTCACGTGTTTGCCCCCGGCTGAAAGCTCCTTAGATGACAGGCCATTGGTTGAGGGCATGCAGGCTGATCCCGAAAGGTCCCAAGCGCAGCTGACAGTGGCGGCTACATGCCCAGATGTCCAACGCAATTTCGGTTTAAATGAGAAATGTGGTCTAATGAAACCAAAAGAGCTTCACCCAATCAGCAAAATTCGGGAACCAAAGTTCAACCTTCCTCCTGGTTCTTCTTCATCGTCCCCAGAAAAACCAAGCAGCTCCAAAAACACACCCATCCAAGATGAAATCCACAAAAAGCTTCAAAAGAGAACCGGGCTCAAAATGTGCGACGCCGACAACGCTTTCAATCCCTACAGACCGTATCGCTGTGTTCATGAAGGCTGCACCGCTGCTTTTACCATCCAGCACAATTTGATCCTCCACTACCGGGCCATGCATCAAGCATCCCTGCCCCCAAGCAAAGAAGAATGCAGCCCGGAGAAGAGCAGTGTCCCAAATGGCCAAGAGAGCTATGAGATGATCACAGGCAAAGGTCACGAAGTCAGGTGTCAAGTGAAAAACTGCTCTCGGGTGTTCATGGGAGTCACGAGGTTAGTGCAACACTACCTTTTGCTTCACAAATTCACCCGTGACAAAGCCACGTCAATGATGGCCTGCATGGCCATAGGAACTTTCACCTGCGATCGGCCCGAATGCGAGCTCCCTTTCAGTTCAGTGGACAAGTACATTGAACACATCAAGAGTTTCCACAAAGAAATTGCCGTCTCGGAGAGCGGCTCAGTCGACACCACCTTCAAGTGCGAGTACGAAGGGTGCGAGCGCTTTTATTCCACAAAGTCCAATCTTCTTCGCCACCTGATAAAAAAGCACGACTATGTTTATGAGCCGAGATCAACTGACGGAAGAAGGAATAGATCGATAGGGCTGTTCACGACGATCAACAATGGCAAAGAAAATGtggaaaacaaattcaaaatgaagaagaaaaatgtcAAGAAAAAAGACGGAAAGACCATTGAACATTGGACCAATTTTGGGAAGCCTACGCTTAAAACCCACGACGAAGCAACGGCCATGTGCACCAAGAAGTGGCCATTGCAGTACCCGTGCATGCTAATAGGCTGTGACACAATCGAGGAAGCggaaaaaagtattttcaagCATTACGTGACTCACGGCCTCACGGAGAGATACATCGAAGACCAGAGGAGCCAGTTCATTTTCTGCAAAAAGTACCGATTTAAAGACGCGGACAAATCAGAAGGCACGTCATGCACGTCCTCAGATGAGACCGAGTCGGAGGAGAACGATAAATCCATTGACCAGAACGCAGACGAGATAGTCGAAAGAATGAGCCGAGACGACGGCAAGCTTTCCAACGACGAAAGTGGAGATTCTCAAGCGTCAACCGGGACGGACGGCGGAATGAAACGAGGGCGTCCCAGAAAACCTGTTAATCCTACACCAGCTTGTCCCCAGAGGATACAAACCCTTCGCAATCGTATGACTGTTAGCAGCTCAAGGGAAAACTCCAATCCTGGCACCCCTGTAGCCCAGGACCCAGAAGACGACGTGAACGCCATGGCGGGGTCTTTCAAACCGTTGGGACTGGAGGACTCTTTCCTGAAATTCTTGGAAACCTCCGAGTCGACCCACACCTGCAAACGGAAACTGAACGATAGGCCTTCCGGCGAGCTGTCGTCCAAAAGacgacagacacacaaacagagGACTGCTCTGAGAACTAAAACCAGTGATCACTTCCGATGGTGTGAGAAACTCGTAGACTTTAGAAATCCACATAATCTCAAATCGGTGAGCAATGTGAAGATAGTCATGGATAAAACGTTTTCAAACGGTGCTGATCTTTTGCTTAAGCAGCTACAAGACATGAAGCCCTTGGTCATGATAAAAAAGTGGCTTTACAGCGGATCATAG